The genomic stretch GGATTTGGATGCTAGAATTACTTTGGAGTGGACAAACGTGTGCAGgtacagtgaggggaaaaaagtatttgatcccctgctgattttgtacgtttgcccactggcAAGGAattgatcagtctataattttaatgataggtttatttgaacagtgagagacagaataacaaccaaaaaaatccagaaaaaaacGCATGTcagaaatgttataaattgattggCTAGTGGATAAGGACGTGAGCCAACAAACTGAGAGTTGCCATTTCGAATCCTGGATCTTACGGGAAAAGTCTGGTTGGATGCAAACTGCAACCGGAGGGTGGGGGGGTATCAAAATCCACCCAGTGTGGCGGCTCCAACCTCTCTAATATGTGTGTGTCTTTCGGAGGTTGGGATCAAGTGGAAGTCAAATTTCGGTTGGACATGAAAGTGGACAAATAAAATGATTTAAAATCTactctacagtatactgtacatgtttAACATGCCCGTCAGGTGCTCTGTTTGTGGTTTATTAAATTAAGGATCTTTGTCCCAAACGACACGCTGTACATTCCCTGTATACTGATTTACTtctgacaaaaaaatatatattttacctttatttaactaggcaagtcagtttagaacaaattcttattttcaatgatggcctaggaacagtgggttaactgcctgttcaggggcagaacgacagctcgggggtttgaactttcaaccttccggttactagtccaacgctctaaccgctctaaccactaggctacgctgccgccccaagggCCCATAGGTTTCTGATCAAAAGTAGTCATAGGCAATCGGGTGCCATTCTCGGACACACACCCGGGGTGGTGTGAAAGGACACAGTCACAGCCGCCAGTTTGTGATCCTGCCTGACTTACACGCGTAGCCTGAGCGCTCCATATTGGGTAACTGTCCCAGTGAGGGTAAACAAACGCCAGCTCACACCTATCAGCTGAAGTGGGAGTATAGAGTGTACTGCTGCTTTAACACACTGAAAACATTGAGTAGTAGCCTAGTCATTCATTTGTAATTTGAGGGGAATTTGGAATTGGAATAATGGCATTCCGGAAGACCAAAAAAGAACCCAGGAAAGAGTACCTGTCTGTGAAGGACTTGGAAAAGATTTTGGATTCTTGCACGTTGCGGTTGACCCAGATAAATGAGGTTTGGCCGAACATATTCATAGGAAATGTGTAAGTATTCATTTGAATAATTATTAATCTAAACCGCATTACACTTAAGTTTATAGTTCAAGCATTTGTAGATAGAATTTATCATAACTGCATGAGTATTTTTATGTCGATGTCACAGTAAACAGATCAAGTATAAACCAAGGTCATATCACAGGCTACTGCAAACATCTAATGTAATTCAACAGAAGTATTGTTTATCGTTGATACAGTTTCTGACGAGTTGAAAACTATTTGACAAACTAATATAGCTAGTGCTGCACCACATTTACAATAGTTCAGTCTcaccaccttctctctctttgtcttacCAGGGCAATTGCCCAAAACAGGAGTACCTTACAGAAGTTAGGCGTCACTCATGTTTTAAACGCTGCTCATGCCAAGCGAGGCAGCATAGGGGACCACAGATTTTATGGCAACAGCTTTGTTTATTATGGTATTCCAGCAGAGGACTCGACTCACTTTGATCTGGATGTTTACTTCAAGCCCGCAGCGGATTTCATTCACAAAGCATTGAAACAACCAGATGGTAAGACTCCTATTCTAAGTCAAGTAGggccaatcagcagttgaaactaTAACAAAGTGTTTTGCCTGGCCCTGTTTGTTTATTTACATTTCCAATGTTTACAGACATTGGTgttaaacaagcttatattttgggttctgtaATTTTATATAGAATATTTTTTACATGCATGAACAGCAAAAAATATAATTTGAAGTTGACACATTTCATCTGTTAGGCTGACATTTGGTCTTTACAAAAGCACCAACCTCAACTCATTCCCATAGTACACCACTCTGTCCCTGAATAGCACCGACCTCAACCCATTCCCAGAGTACACCACTCTGTCCTTGAATAGCACCGACCTCAACCCATTCCCACAGTATACCACTCTGTCCCTGAATAGCACCGACCTCAACCCATTCCCAGAGTACACCACTCTGTCCCTGAATAGCACCGACCTCAACCCATTCCCAGAGTACACCACTCTGTCCCTGAATAGCACCGACCTCAACCCATTCCCAGAGTACACCACTCTGTCCCTGAATAGCACCGACCTCAACCCATTCCCAGAGTACACCACTCTGTCCCTGAATAGCACCGACCTCAACCCATTCCCACAGTACACCACTCTGTCCCTGAATAGCACCGACCTCAACCCATTCCCAGAGTACACCACTCTGTCCCTGAATAGCACCAACCTCAACCCATTCCCAGAGTACACCACTCTGTCCCTGAATAGCACCGACCTCAACCCATTCCCAGAGTACACCACTCTGTCCCTGAATAGCACCGACCTCAACCCATTCCCATAGTACACCACTCTGTCCCTGAATAGCACCGACCTCAACCCATTCCCAGAGTACACCACTCTGTCCCTGAATAGCACCAACCTCAACCCATTCCCAGAGTACACCACTCTGTCCCTGAATAGCACCGACCTCAACCCATTCCCAGAGTACACCACTCTGTCCCTGAATAGCACCGACCTCAACCCATTCCCAGAGTACACCACTCTGTCCCTGAATAGCACCGACCTCAACCCATTCCCAGAGTACACCACTCTGTCCCTGAATAGCACCGACCTCAACCCATTCCCAGAGTACACCACTCTGTCCCTGAATAGCACCGACCTCAACCCATTCCCAGAGTACACCACTCTGTCCCTGAATAGCACCGACCTCAACCCATTCCCAGAGTACACCACTCTATCCCTGAATAGCACCGACCTCAACCCATTCCCAGAGTACACCACTCTGTCCCTGAATAGCACCGACCTCAACCCATTCCCAGAGTACACCACTCTGTCCCTGAATAGCACCGACCTCAACCCATTCCCAGAGTACACCACTCTGTCCCTGAATAtcaccgacctcaacccattCCCAGAGTACACCACTCTGTCCCTGAATAtcaccgacctcaacccattCCCATAGTACACAACTCTGTCCCTGAATAGCACCGTATCTCAACCCATTCCCAGAGTACACCACTCTGTCCCTGAATAGCACCGACCTCAACCCATTCCCAGAGTACACCACTCTGTCCCTGAATAGCACCGACCTCAACCCATTCCCAGAGTACACCACTCTGTCCCTGAATAtcaccgacctcaacccattCCCACAGTACACAACTCTGTCCCTGTATAGCACCGACCTCAACCCATTCCCAGAGTACACCACTCTGTCCCTGTATAGCACCGACCTCAACTCATTCCCACAGTACACCACTCTGTCCCTGTATAGCACCGACCTCAACCCATTCCCAGAGTACACCACTCTGTCCCTGTATAGCACCGACCTCAACCCATTCCCAGAGTACACCACTCTGTCCCTGTATAGCACCGACCTCAACCCATTCCCACAGTACACCACTCTGTCCCTGTATAGCACCGACCTCAACCCATTCCCACAGTACACCACTCTGTCCCTGTATAGCACCGACCTCAACTCCTTCCCAGAATACACCACTCTGTCCCTGTATAGCACCGACCTCAACCCATTCCCACAgtacccctctctgtccctgtatagCACCGACCTCAACCCATTCCCACAgtacccctctctgtccctacATAGCACCGACCTCAACCCATTCCCACAGTACCCAAGCCTGTCCCTGTAAAGCACATTGAATAGTTAGTTATACAGTAACTACTTCCAATCCACACAAAGAAGAATAAGAAATCTTACCTTGCAGAACTTTATAAAGTCTAACCATGGATCCTCTCAGAGAGCCTCACCACCAGAGGACAGGCAACATTGGAATGATGTGACagccaagctctctctctctctgcaaaggCAACATAAATGATCAAAGGCAATGAATTATGGAAACTATTTTTAGATCTCTGAAAGGAACAGAAAAGGCCACAGTTTGAGGCAGGCAGTCATGTATGATATTAATAACAAGGTGGCCTCTCACTAATCCCTCTCCATCACTTTCTTCTCTCTTTTAATCTTTTCTCGCCACTTCTCAGGCCATCATTCTAAATAACAATTAGTTCTTAATTGACCCGCCTGgaaaaataaaggttaaatatataaaaacaaaaacaattctcctcttctctcctctccagggaAGATTCTCGTCCATTGCATTATGGGTATGAGCAGATCGTCTACCTTGGTGTTGGCGTACCtcatgttgtattgtcacatccCCCTCCATTGTGCTCTTCAGAAAgtaatccagaaaagagccatttaCCCTAACAGGAACTTCCTGGCTCTGCTGCTGGACCTAGACCTCCAGCTGAAGAGAAAACAGAAAACCTGTCTGATTCTGTAGAGATCAGAACACAGCAAAACAGACCAAACCTCACAAGTTAATATTTGTATCAGTGCACAACGAAGAAGCATGAAAAGAGGAAGTTGATTTTCAAATCAAGTGGGAATGAATCTGTCAAATCCCTTTCTAGTGCACAAACTACCTTAAACAAACAAGTATACCTcacctacatacagtatgttgaaTAAAATATGTTGCAAAATTTTGGGGGATTTATAATTCATTTGAAAGAGCAGACTGTTATTGGCATTATGAACATATGTATGGATGTGGTATATTTTCAGCAGTGCCATCAAACGAGGTCATTGGTAAACAGAGCTCAGACAATGGCTGTGTCCACACAGTGAAGGAACATTCTGTTAAAGAAATATCAACACAGAAGACACGAGCAGTATCTCTAAAGCTATTTTGTCGCTGCCGGCAAAAACCAAACCGTGTGTCCACTCCCACTCTCCATACCTACTGGTAGCTCACGTAACCTTGGGGGTATGCAGAAGAGATGCCAGAATTATTTTGAGCCGAGGTCATTCAGGTGTAAAAATAGAAAGAAAGAGTTAAGGCAGATGTCTACTACCTACAGCCAGTTGTGCTGTTAAAATACATGTACAAGAGCTCCGGTTTAATGAGATTCTAATATGTTTCATGTGTAAGTAGTCTGTTAGAAGAATAACTCATCTCTGTACAATATCAATTTGGATATACACTAGAGTGTACAAAGCATTCGGAACaccatcctaatattgagttgcactccattttgccctcagaacagcctcagttcgtcggggcatggactctacaaggtgtctaaagcgttccacagggatgctggcccatgtggactctacaaggtgtctaaagcgttccacagggacgctggcccatgttgactctacaaggtgtctaaagcattccacagggatgctggcccatgtggactctacaaggtgtctaaagcgttccacagggatgctggcccatgtggactctacaaggtgtctaaagcgttccacagggatgctggcccatgtggactctacaaggtgtctaaagcgttccacagggatgctggcccatgtggactctacaaggtgtctaaagcgttccacagggatgctggcccatgtggactctacaaggtgtcaaaagcgttccacagggatgctggcccatgtggacactacaaggtgtcaaaagcgttccacagggatgctggcccatgtggactctacaaggtgtcaaaagcgttccacagggatgctggcccatgtggactctacaaggtgtcaaaagcgttccacagggatgctggcccatgtggactctacaaggtgtctaaagcgttccacagggatgctggcccatgtggactctacaag from Oncorhynchus keta strain PuntledgeMale-10-30-2019 chromosome 24, Oket_V2, whole genome shotgun sequence encodes the following:
- the LOC118402615 gene encoding dual specificity protein phosphatase 13-like, with protein sequence MAFRKTKKEPRKEYLSVKDLEKILDSCTLRLTQINEVWPNIFIGNVAIAQNRSTLQKLGVTHVLNAAHAKRGSIGDHRFYGNSFVYYGIPAEDSTHFDLDVYFKPAADFIHKALKQPDGKILVHCIMGMSRSSTLVLAYLMLYCHIPLHCALQKVIQKRAIYPNRNFLALLLDLDLQLKRKQKTCLIL